From Carassius auratus strain Wakin chromosome 10, ASM336829v1, whole genome shotgun sequence, a single genomic window includes:
- the LOC113109554 gene encoding ankyrin repeat domain-containing protein 55-like isoform X2, giving the protein MEFNSSSVFEQHKEAAEELDLNVVYQAAANGDVNTLTSTIREDPSILECCDSEGSTPLMHAVSGRQVDTVKLLLKMGASINTQDACGRTSLSLATYLGWLEGCVCLLRNGAKQNIPDKNGRLPIHAATAETDFRLMAVLLQQSTLCEINHQDNEGMTALHWASFHNRPEHVQALLQRGSDPTLVDKDFKTALHWAVQSGSRLMCSLILDHHLGSSVINYDDENGKTCVHIAAAAGFSDILYELSRVPETNLQAVDVDERTPLHWAAAAGKDDCVQVLLELGVEPNPRDINENTPLTYAMYCGHTACIKLLSTENRSVSSRPLHAQNSDPSIRKEGKFRMLNHIFSKKKKELHPSQQTDLSQDGQLKEESSEVDDIITMFDCVNEPRDESENSAAVRKPNNDSEKVHLAEDTSSRDLQRLPPIRTQSLPPITLGKSLLLNSQTLAHRTSGCHVAGHLAHRSQKSKSEHDLFDSKTKDEKAAGSSQILTHKAWISTPSERLLDKLLHGSSSPLDVLCSNPTPYIQRSDPAHNHLFPPRLRESAFTRNSLAPIRDHCTHRFLPAIPPQRKRSPSPLKTQNLSDNRN; this is encoded by the exons ATGGAGTTCAACTCTTCATCTGTGTTTGAGCAGCATAAAG AAGCTGCGGAGGAGCTTGATCTGAATGTGGTGTACCAGGCAGCAGCAAACGGAGATGTGAACACGCTGACCTCCACCATACGAGAGGACCCCTCCATCCTCGAGTGCTGCGATAGTGAAG GCTCCACACCGCTGATGCATGCTGTGTCTGGGAGGCAGGTGGATACTGTCAAACTGCTGCTGAAGATGGGAGCTTCTATCAATACACAAGACGCCTGTGGACGGACGTCCCTCTCTCTGGCAACATACCTG GGCTGGCTGGAaggctgtgtgtgtttgcttcGCAACGGGGCGAAACAGAACATTCCCGATAAGAACGGACGCTTGCCAATTCATGCTGCTACCGCCGAAACTGACTTCAG gcTTATGGCTGTGCTGCTACAGCAGTCGACACTGTGTGAAATCAACCATCAAGACAATGAG GGAATGACGGCTCTTCACTGGGCTTCTTTCCATAACCGGCCCGAGCATGTGCAGGCCCTGCTGCAGAGAGGATCCGACCCCACACTGGTGGACAAAGACTTCAAAACGGCTCTTCACTGGGCTGTGCAG AGCGGCAGCCGGTTAATGTGTTCTCTCATTCTTGACCATCACCTGGGCTCCTCTGTGATCAATTACGATGATGAGAACGGGAAGACCTGCGTTCACATCGCCGCCGCTGCAGGCTTCAGCGACATCCTCTATGAACTGTCTCGCGTTCCTGAGACCAACCTGCAAGCTGTAGACGTGGATGAACG GACCCCCCTTCACTGGGCCGCTGCAGCAGGGAAAGATGACTGTGTTCAGGTATTGTTGGAGCTGGGAGTGGAGCCCAACCCGCGAGATATTAATGAGAATACGCCACTCACATACGCCATGTACTGCGGTCATACTGCATGCATCAAACTCCTCTCCACTGAAAACAG GTCTGTGTCAAGCAGGCCACTGCATGCCCAAAACAGTGACCCTTCTATACGCAAGGAGGGGAAATTTCGCATGCTGAACCACATCTTCAGTAAGAAGAAGAAAGAACTGCATCCTTCTCAGCAGACAGACTTGAGTCAAGATGGTCAGCTGAAAGAAGAGTCGTCTGAGGTGGATGACATCATCACTATGTTCGATTGTGTCAATGAACCCAGAGATGAGAGCGAAAACAGCGCTGCTGTCAGAAAACCAAATAATGACTCTGAGAAAGTCCACCTCGCTGAGGACACATCCAGCAGGGACCTCCAACGCCTCCCACCCATACGCACACAGAGTCTTCCTCCAATCACTCTAGGGAAGTCCCTGCTGCTAAACTCTCAGACTTTGGCCCACAGGACCAGCGGATGTCATGTGGCAGGACACTTGGCGCACAGGTCGCAGAAGAGCAAGAGTGAGCATGACCTGTTTGATAGCAAAACTAAAGACGAGAAAGCTGCAGGATCCAGTCAGATACTGACTCACAAAGCATGGATCTCAACTCCATCTGAACGGCTGCTTGACAAGCTGCTGCATGGATCCTCAAGCCCTTTAGACGTGCTGTGCTCAAACCCCACGCCATACATACAGAGAAGTGACCCAG CTCACAATCATCTTTTTCCACCGAGGCTCAGAGAATCTGCTTTTACACGTAACAGTCTGGCTCCGATCCGTGACCACTGCACTCACAGAT TTCTTCCTGCCATTCCTCCACAGAGAAAACGCAGCCCATCTCCGCTCAAGACCCAGAATCTCTCTGACAACAGAAACTGA
- the il6st gene encoding interleukin-6 receptor subunit beta, with the protein MDTSCNLLLLLMFLHYAVGFTNSCVKILPDSSSSIVLEVGKDFTATCHLLEGSDYTSDDIEWISENGSIPKQSYRRINETAVSVTVNIDSNLNGWLKCRAAKQSLSFVPPCVYGISLHAGYPPLKPKNLSCIAVQEDKDISPNLNCSWDPGLRNPLIDTTYTVYANVLGTTQKHKAECNQYLARSCVVNLETFPIHMILKVWVEVKNALGSEQSELQNDSSYFAKPNPPLNVQVLAEVNIPTSLMVTWKHPIDRTIMKLSYAIRYRKAASEVWIEVPESFTRGYIESFRLQSLEPYTEYVVQMRCIGESKSSYWSDWSLNVANSTAEAKPASAPDLWRIIQPTANNRNVTLIWKDPVKANGKILSYNLSINQGYKMFESPSIKENTVSQMYSMELPPGKMANIEITAFNSVGASPKASLFIPGSDKELPGVEDMSWSVLDGKPESKLQVKWTAVLPPRPTLHLSEYLLEWVKITQSVHQTELQVGWQRVPKNLTITTLNADLEKFKRYNISVYPIYKNHSGHRLFQAGRPVTRPAYIQQGTPIEGPTVKVKKSKKNSAELTWDEIPLDSQRGFITNYTIFYAIGNTKQWKSVTVDPNVHSHVLTDLASETDYVVNVLVSTEAGSFKGTDCTFKTMKYGDGEVEVIVVVVCLGFLFLTVFIIMFCLRKREVIKKMLWPQVPDPSDSSIAHWSPDFPIKADLPKEDVSVVEVDVFDGKSLCEEEKGVLPLKKDKYLSEEHSSGIGGSSCMSSPRHSVSDSDEGDSGQTTSSTVQYSTVLGSGYKGQTPSHQPPAFARSESTQPLLDCEEHPDHLNESQSRSSYFRRGRELEPGVLAPECDGGSLTFCPVQEEEVSPVTEEPPASALSYMPQKSGYRPQ; encoded by the exons ATGGACACTTCATGTAATTTACTTCTACTCTTGATGTTTTTGCACTATGCAGTAG GTTTCACTAATAGTTGTGTGAAGATCCTTCCAGACTCCAGCAGTAGCATTGTTCTTGAGGTGGGAAAAGACTTCACCGCGACATGTCACCTGCTTGAAGGGTCCGATTACACCTCAGATGATATTGAATGGATTTCGGAGAACGGCAGCATTCCAAAGCAGTCTTACCGCAGAATAAATGAAACGGCTGTTAGTGTTACTGTTAACATCGACAGTAACTTGAACGGTTGGTTGAAGTGCAGAGCCGCCAAGCAGTCCCTGTCATTCGTACCACCGTGTGTCTATGGAATCTCACTCCATGCGGGAT ATCCTCCATTGAAACCAAAGAATCTGTCATGCATTGCTGTGCAAGAGGACAAGGATATTTCCCCTAACTTAAACTGTAGTTGGGATCCAGGATTGCGAAACCCGCTGATCGATACAACTTACACCGTTTATGCCAACGT aCTTGGGACCACTCAAAAACATAAAGCTGAGTGTAATCAGTATCTTGCAAGATCCTGCGTCGTCAACCTGGAAACCTTTCCAATTCACATGATTTTAAAAGTGTGGGTTGAAGTGAAGAATGCTCTGGGGTCAGAGCAGTCCGAACTTCAAAATGATTCGTCTTATTTTG cAAAACCAAATCCACCACTGAATGTCCAAGTCCTCGCTGAAGTTAACATCCCTACATCTCTCATGGTTACCTGGAAACATCCCATTGACAGGACCATTATGAAACTCTCTTATGCCATCAGATACCGCAAAGCAGCATCTGAAGTTTGGATCGAG GTGCCGGAGAGCTTCACCAGAGGGTACATCGAGTCGTTCAGACTGCAGTCTCTGGAGCCGTACACTGAATATGTGGTGCAGATGCGATGCATTGGAGAAAGTAAAAGCAGTTACTGGAGTGACTGGAGCCTCAATGTTGCAAATAGCACTGCAGAAGCCA AGCCAGCAAGTGCACCAGATCTTTGGAGAATCATTCAGCCCACTGCTAATAATAGAAATGTCACACTAATATGGAAG GATCCTGTAAAAGCTAATGGGAAAATACTGTCATATAACTTGAGTATCAACCAGGGTTACAAGATGTTTGAAAGCCCCAGTATAAAAGAAAATACTGTCAGCCAGATGTATTCAATGGAGCTGCCACCAGGAAAAATGGCCAATATTGAAATAACTGCGTTCAATTCAGTTGGAGCGTCTCCTAAAGCATCTTTGTTCATTCCAGGATCAGATAAAG AGCTTCCTGGCGTGGAGGATATGAGCTGGTCTGTGCTTGATGGAAAGCCAGAGTCGAAGCTGCAGGTGAAGTGGACTGCTGTCCTGCCTCCTCGTCCCACTTTACATCTCTCCGAATATCTGCTGGAGTGGGTGAAAATCACACAGTCTGTGCATCAAACAGAGCTGCAGGTCGGCTGGCAGAGAGTCCCCAAAAATCTCACCATCACCACACTAAATG ctgatttggagaaattcaagCGGTACAACATATCAGTGTATCCGATTTACAAGAATCATTCAGGACACAGGCTTTTCCAAGCAGGACGTCCCGTGACCAGACCAGCCTACATTCAACAAGGAA CTCCAATAGAGGGTCCTACTGTCAAAGTGAAAAAATCCAAGAAGAACAGTGCCGAGCTGACGTGGGATGAGATTCCTCTGGACAGCCAGCGGGGTTTCATCACCAACTACACCATATTCTACGCCATCGGGAACACTAAGCAATGGAAAT CTGTGACGGTGGACCCTAATGTCCATTCACACGTGCTGACGGATCTGGCCAGTGAAACCGATTACGTGGTTAACGTCTTGGTGTCAACAGAAGCAGGATCTTTCAAAGGCACCGATTGTACTTTCAAAACTATGAAGTACG GTGATGGAGAGGTGGAGGTGATTGTAGTTGTGGTTTGCCTCGGCTTCCTGTTCCTGACCGTCTTTATCATAATGTTCTGCCTTCGGAAAAGAGAAGT GATTAAGAAGATGTTGTGGCCGCAGGTTCCAGACCCGTCTGACAGCTCCATTGCCCACTGGTCACCTGATTTCCCCATAAAG GCCGACCTGCCCAAAGAAGACGTCAGCGTGGTGGAGGTGGACGTGTTCGACGGCAAGTCCCTGTGCGAGGAAGAAAAGGGCGTTCTGCCGCTGAAGAAGGACAAGTATCTGTCGGAGGAGCACAGCAGCGGCATCGGAGGCTCGTCCTGCATGTCTTCGCCCCGGCACAGCGTGTCGGACAGCGACGAGGGCGACTCGGGCCAGACCACGTCCAGCACCGTGCAGTACTCCACCGTGCTGGGCAGCGGCTACAAGGGCCAGACTCCCAGCCACCAGCCTCCAGCGTTCGCTCGCTCCGAGTCCACTCAGCCGCTGCTGGACTGTGAGGAGCATCCCGACCATCTCAACGAGAGCCAGTCCAGGAGCTCATACTTCAGACGCGGCCGAGAGCTGGAGCCCGGGGTGCTGGCTCCGGAGTGTGACGGAGGCTCGCTGACCTTCTGTCCGGTGCAGGAGGAGGAGGTGTCTCCCGTCACAGAGGAGCCACCCGCCTCCGCCTTGAGTTACATGCCGCAGAAGAGCGGCTACCGACCTCAGTAA
- the LOC113109554 gene encoding ankyrin repeat domain-containing protein 55-like isoform X1: MEFNSSSVFEQHKEAAEELDLNVVYQAAANGDVNTLTSTIREDPSILECCDSEGSTPLMHAVSGRQVDTVKLLLKMGASINTQDACGRTSLSLATYLGWLEGCVCLLRNGAKQNIPDKNGRLPIHAATAETDFRLMAVLLQQSTLCEINHQDNEGMTALHWASFHNRPEHVQALLQRGSDPTLVDKDFKTALHWAVQSGSRLMCSLILDHHLGSSVINYDDENGKTCVHIAAAAGFSDILYELSRVPETNLQAVDVDERTPLHWAAAAGKDDCVQVLLELGVEPNPRDINENTPLTYAMYCGHTACIKLLSTENRSVSSRPLHAQNSDPSIRKEGKFRMLNHIFSKKKKELHPSQQTDLSQDGQLKEESSEVDDIITMFDCVNEPRDESENSAAVRKPNNDSEKVHLAEDTSSRDLQRLPPIRTQSLPPITLGKSLLLNSQTLAHRTSGCHVAGHLAHRSQKSKSEHDLFDSKTKDEKAAGSSQILTHKAWISTPSERLLDKLLHGSSSPLDVLCSNPTPYIQRSDPAHNHLFPPRLRESAFTRNSLAPIRDHCTHRFSLPPDQVSQGVKKSKSSLAAGLAVLPPPFASKPHRAVFPQSQTLGSFPPLTGEPLRNIQVLPAIPPQRKRSPSPLKTQNLSDNRN; encoded by the exons ATGGAGTTCAACTCTTCATCTGTGTTTGAGCAGCATAAAG AAGCTGCGGAGGAGCTTGATCTGAATGTGGTGTACCAGGCAGCAGCAAACGGAGATGTGAACACGCTGACCTCCACCATACGAGAGGACCCCTCCATCCTCGAGTGCTGCGATAGTGAAG GCTCCACACCGCTGATGCATGCTGTGTCTGGGAGGCAGGTGGATACTGTCAAACTGCTGCTGAAGATGGGAGCTTCTATCAATACACAAGACGCCTGTGGACGGACGTCCCTCTCTCTGGCAACATACCTG GGCTGGCTGGAaggctgtgtgtgtttgcttcGCAACGGGGCGAAACAGAACATTCCCGATAAGAACGGACGCTTGCCAATTCATGCTGCTACCGCCGAAACTGACTTCAG gcTTATGGCTGTGCTGCTACAGCAGTCGACACTGTGTGAAATCAACCATCAAGACAATGAG GGAATGACGGCTCTTCACTGGGCTTCTTTCCATAACCGGCCCGAGCATGTGCAGGCCCTGCTGCAGAGAGGATCCGACCCCACACTGGTGGACAAAGACTTCAAAACGGCTCTTCACTGGGCTGTGCAG AGCGGCAGCCGGTTAATGTGTTCTCTCATTCTTGACCATCACCTGGGCTCCTCTGTGATCAATTACGATGATGAGAACGGGAAGACCTGCGTTCACATCGCCGCCGCTGCAGGCTTCAGCGACATCCTCTATGAACTGTCTCGCGTTCCTGAGACCAACCTGCAAGCTGTAGACGTGGATGAACG GACCCCCCTTCACTGGGCCGCTGCAGCAGGGAAAGATGACTGTGTTCAGGTATTGTTGGAGCTGGGAGTGGAGCCCAACCCGCGAGATATTAATGAGAATACGCCACTCACATACGCCATGTACTGCGGTCATACTGCATGCATCAAACTCCTCTCCACTGAAAACAG GTCTGTGTCAAGCAGGCCACTGCATGCCCAAAACAGTGACCCTTCTATACGCAAGGAGGGGAAATTTCGCATGCTGAACCACATCTTCAGTAAGAAGAAGAAAGAACTGCATCCTTCTCAGCAGACAGACTTGAGTCAAGATGGTCAGCTGAAAGAAGAGTCGTCTGAGGTGGATGACATCATCACTATGTTCGATTGTGTCAATGAACCCAGAGATGAGAGCGAAAACAGCGCTGCTGTCAGAAAACCAAATAATGACTCTGAGAAAGTCCACCTCGCTGAGGACACATCCAGCAGGGACCTCCAACGCCTCCCACCCATACGCACACAGAGTCTTCCTCCAATCACTCTAGGGAAGTCCCTGCTGCTAAACTCTCAGACTTTGGCCCACAGGACCAGCGGATGTCATGTGGCAGGACACTTGGCGCACAGGTCGCAGAAGAGCAAGAGTGAGCATGACCTGTTTGATAGCAAAACTAAAGACGAGAAAGCTGCAGGATCCAGTCAGATACTGACTCACAAAGCATGGATCTCAACTCCATCTGAACGGCTGCTTGACAAGCTGCTGCATGGATCCTCAAGCCCTTTAGACGTGCTGTGCTCAAACCCCACGCCATACATACAGAGAAGTGACCCAG CTCACAATCATCTTTTTCCACCGAGGCTCAGAGAATCTGCTTTTACACGTAACAGTCTGGCTCCGATCCGTGACCACTGCACTCACAGAT TTTCCTTGCCACCCGACCAGGTCTCTCAGGGAGTGAAGAAGTCGAAATCCTCTTTAGCAGCAGGTCTGGCTGTACTTCCACCTCCGTTTGCATCCAAACCACACCGAGCCGTCTTTCCTCAAAGCCAGACGCTCGGCTCCTTCCCACCGCTGACTGGAGAACCTTTACGAAACATTCAAGTTCTTCCTGCCATTCCTCCACAGAGAAAACGCAGCCCATCTCCGCTCAAGACCCAGAATCTCTCTGACAACAGAAACTGA